One window of the Bos indicus isolate NIAB-ARS_2022 breed Sahiwal x Tharparkar chromosome 15, NIAB-ARS_B.indTharparkar_mat_pri_1.0, whole genome shotgun sequence genome contains the following:
- the LMO2 gene encoding rhombotin-2 isoform X2, with amino-acid sequence MSSAIERKSLDPSEEPVDEVLQMPPSLLTCGGCQQNIGDRYFLKAIDQYWHEDCLSCDLCGCRLGEVGRRLYYKLGRKLCRRDYLRLFGQDGLCASCDKRIRAYEMTMRVKDKVYHLECFKCAACQKHFCVGDRYLLINSDIVCEQDIYEWTKINGMI; translated from the exons atgTCCTCGGCCATCGAGAGGAAGAGCCTGGACCCATCTGA GGAGCCGGTGGACGAGGTGCTGCAGATGCCCCCGTCCCTGCTGACATGCGGAGGCTGCCAGCAGAACATCGGGGACCGCTACTTCCTGAAGGCCATCGACCAGTACTGGCACGAGGACTGCCTCAGCTGTGACCTCTGCGGGTGCCGGCTGGGCGAGGTGGGCCGGCGCCTCTACTACAAGCTGGGCCGGAAGCTCTGCCGCCGAGACTATCTCAG GCTTTTCGGCCAAGATGGTCTCTGTGCATCCTGTGACAAGCGGATCCGTGCCTACGAGATGACGATGCGGGTGAAGGACAAAGTGTATCACCTGGAATGTTTCAAATGTGCCGCCTGTCAGAAGCATTTCTGCGTGGGTGACAGATACCTCCTCATCAACTCCGACATCGTGTGTGAACAGGACATCTACGAGTGGACTAAGATCAATGGGATGATATAG
- the LMO2 gene encoding rhombotin-2 isoform X1, with translation MEGSAVTVLERGGASSPPERRSKKRRRSGGGGGGARAPEGVRAPAAGQPRATKGAPPPPGTPPPSPMSSAIERKSLDPSEEPVDEVLQMPPSLLTCGGCQQNIGDRYFLKAIDQYWHEDCLSCDLCGCRLGEVGRRLYYKLGRKLCRRDYLRLFGQDGLCASCDKRIRAYEMTMRVKDKVYHLECFKCAACQKHFCVGDRYLLINSDIVCEQDIYEWTKINGMI, from the exons ATGGAAG GGAGCGCGGTGACTGTCCTTGAGCGCGGAGGGGCGAGCTCGCCGCCAGAGCGCCGGAGCAAGAAGAGGCGcaggagcggcggcggcggcggcggcgcccgaGCACCCGAGGGGGTCCGAGCCCCGGCAGCCGGCCAGCCCCGCGCCACAAAGGGAGCGCCCCCGCCGCCTGGCacgccacctccctccccaatgTCCTCGGCCATCGAGAGGAAGAGCCTGGACCCATCTGA GGAGCCGGTGGACGAGGTGCTGCAGATGCCCCCGTCCCTGCTGACATGCGGAGGCTGCCAGCAGAACATCGGGGACCGCTACTTCCTGAAGGCCATCGACCAGTACTGGCACGAGGACTGCCTCAGCTGTGACCTCTGCGGGTGCCGGCTGGGCGAGGTGGGCCGGCGCCTCTACTACAAGCTGGGCCGGAAGCTCTGCCGCCGAGACTATCTCAG GCTTTTCGGCCAAGATGGTCTCTGTGCATCCTGTGACAAGCGGATCCGTGCCTACGAGATGACGATGCGGGTGAAGGACAAAGTGTATCACCTGGAATGTTTCAAATGTGCCGCCTGTCAGAAGCATTTCTGCGTGGGTGACAGATACCTCCTCATCAACTCCGACATCGTGTGTGAACAGGACATCTACGAGTGGACTAAGATCAATGGGATGATATAG